The DNA segment CCGCGGTCGAGCGGTCGCCACGGGCGGCCGCGGCGCACGACCGGGCCGGCTGGGTAGGTCTGTTCACCGGCGACGGCCGGGTGGAAGACCCGGTGGGCTCGCGGCCGCACGTGGGGCATGAGCAGATCGGCCTGTTCTTCGACACCTTCATCGGTCCGCGCGACATCACGTTCCACCGCGACCTGGACATCGTCTGCGGCTCGGTCGTGGTGCGCGATGTCGAACTTGAGGTGGCGATGGGTCCGGGCGTCACGATGTTCGTTCCCGCCTTCCTGCGATACGACCTGCGAGAGGTCAACGGCCAGTGGAAGATCGCCGAACTCCGGGCGTACTGGGACCTGCCGGCGATGATGCTGCAGTTCCTGCGACGCGGATCGCCGGCGATGGCGCCCGCCCTGAAACTCTCCCGTGGGTTGATCGGCAACCAGGGCCTGCGCGGCACCGCGGGCTTCATGGCGGGCTTTCGCCGGGCGGGTGCGCGGCACCAGACGCTGGTGGAGACCTTCCTCGACGCGGTCGTGCGGGGCGACAACGTCGCCGGGCGGCGTGTGCTGTCACCTTCTGCGGCAATAACTTTGGGCGACGACGACGTGCTCGACCTGGCCGAACTCGGCGAACAGCTCCGCGGGGGGCGGTGGTCGAAGATGACCGGGGCCGGGCCCACGGTCACGGTCTCACTGGCTACGGATCACGGGCGGGGCATCTTGTTCGCCGAGCTGGCCTGGCGGGGCAACGACATCAACCGTATTCGTTACTTTCCGGCCTGACCGGGCCCGGGGGGCGAACCACACCCGGATCGAGTAGTAAGGACCAGTGGTCTCGCTCGTTCGTAAGTTCGTCGGGGGGTCTCGGCGTTCTGACAGGCTGCTCCAGGCGTTGCACTTTCCTCATCTGCCCCACGTGTACCTGGAACTGACCGACATACACAGTGCCCGCCTACCAGCGACAGCCACGGTTGTCGCTGCTAGGCGGGCGCATCGCATATCCCTACCGCGCCGAAACGCGTGAGGCAGGTGTGACAACAGGGAACGTGCACCGTGCGCACCGGGTCGCCAACAGCCGCGCACGTGGGGTCTCGGCGGTGGCGGCGCCGGCGGCATGGGCGGCGCTGGTTCCAACCCCCTGACTAACCTACGAGCGAGACCGCTGGTCGGCACCGCGGTCGGGGCCCACAATCGGGAGCGTCATGTTCGATGAGCCGTTGAGGCGGCGGACCCTGCTGCGCGGCGCGGGTGCGCTCACCGCCGCGGCGCTGGCGCCGTGGGCCGCGGGCTGCGGGTCCGGCGATGACGCGCTGACCTTCTTCTTCGCGGCCAATCCGGACGAGATCCGTCCCCGGATGCGCGTCGTCAACGAATTCCAGCGCCGTCACCCCGACATCACGGTGCGCCCGCTGCTGTCGGGACCGGGCGTCATGCAGCAATTGTCGACATTTTGCGCGGGCGGAAAATGCCCCGACGTGCTGATGGCATGGGAACTGACCTACGCCGAGCTGGCCGACCGGGGGGTGTTGCTCGACCTCAACACCTTGTTGGCGCGCGACCACGCGTTCGCCGCGGAACTGAAGGCCGACGGCATCCCCGCGCTGTACGACACCTTCA comes from the Mycobacterium shinjukuense genome and includes:
- a CDS encoding nuclear transport factor 2 family protein; translation: MTLPKRDDLLAAVERSPRAAAAHDRAGWVGLFTGDGRVEDPVGSRPHVGHEQIGLFFDTFIGPRDITFHRDLDIVCGSVVVRDVELEVAMGPGVTMFVPAFLRYDLREVNGQWKIAELRAYWDLPAMMLQFLRRGSPAMAPALKLSRGLIGNQGLRGTAGFMAGFRRAGARHQTLVETFLDAVVRGDNVAGRRVLSPSAAITLGDDDVLDLAELGEQLRGGRWSKMTGAGPTVTVSLATDHGRGILFAELAWRGNDINRIRYFPA